In Lates calcarifer isolate ASB-BC8 linkage group LG4, TLL_Latcal_v3, whole genome shotgun sequence, a genomic segment contains:
- the ptger4c gene encoding prostaglandin E receptor 4 (subtype EP4) c, with protein MINDTLALGELDANVSEPLSPLALGHNHSALRLESKSLVTSATMFAVGVLGNLIAIVVLCISKKEQKETTFYTLVCGMAITDLLGTCFTSPVVIATYVANRWPGGALLCHFFSFSMLFFGSAGMSILCAMAVERYLAINHAYFYSQHIDRTMARFALLVTYLANIVLCIMPSFGFGKHVRHFPGTWCFLDWRAMDPLGACYSFLYGGVMLVLIAVTVLCNLAVCRSLVGMKQRTGIVRTELCEQGGSRRFFPRLQSVTSAAEIQMFWLLVFMTIVFLVCSIPLVVRIFVNQLYDPAYISAGGEPDYRSDLLAIRFASFNPILDPWVYILCRKNLLLKGCERLKRAVARVKGSRGDNIGWAEGQHSPPSLHSNDTSYASLRTASYRNDVEHRVSIKNKSFTDFALRQAWEYDTARVNFHPFSVESTAILGCEEEVAADSKQEAAAKSSPGRTPRTPPLSAHVRRVDFVTCTFSTPSSCQSAECL; from the exons ATGATCAACGACACTCTCGCCCTTGGAGAACTGGACGCGAATGTTTCTGAGCCGCTGTCTCCTCTCGCTCTTGGCCACAACCACAGTGCGCTTCGACTGGAGTCCAAGTCTCTGGTCACTTCAGCCACGATGTTCGCCGTGGGAGTCCTGGGGAACCTCATTGCCATAGTTGTGCTGTGCATCTCAAAAAAGGAGCAGAAGGAAACCACTTTCTACACTCTGGTCTGCGGGATGGCCATCACGGACCTGTTGGGCACGTGCTTCACCAGCCCGGTGGTGATCGCCACATATGTAGCCAACCGCTGGCCGGGAGGAGCGCTGCTCTGccacttcttctccttctccatgCTCTTCTTCGGCTCAGCTGGGATGTCCATTCTGTGCGCAATGGCCGTGGAGCGATACCTGGCCATAAACCATGCGTATTTCTACTCCCAGCACATCGATAGGACAATGGCGCGTTTCGCGCTCCTGGTCACCTACCTCGCTAACATCGTACTGTGCATTATGCCCAGTTTTGGCTTCGGGAAGCACGTCAGGCACTTTCCTGGGACTTGGTGCTTTCTGGACTGGAGAGCGATGGATCCTCTCGGAGCCTGCTACTCCTTCCTGTACGGCGGCGTGATGCTGGTGCTGATCGCAGTGACAGTTTTGTGTAACCTGGCGGTGTGCAGGTCGCTGGTGGGGATGAAACAGAGGACAGGAATAGTCAGGACGGAGCTGTGCGAACAGGGAGGTTCACGTCGCTTCTTCCCCCGGCTGCAGTCAGTTACTTCAGCGGCGGAGATCCAAATGTTTTGGCTTCTGGTCTTCATGACCATCGTTTTCCTGGTTTGCTCCATCCCTTTAGTG GTGCGAATCTTCGTCAACCAGTTATATGACCCTGCCTATATCTCTGCTGGGGGGGAGCCTGACTACCGCAGCGACCTGCTGGCGATCCGCTTCGCTTCATTCAACCCCATATTAGACCCCTGGGTTTACATTTTGTGCCGGAAAAACCTGCTGCTAAAGGGTTGCGAGAGGCTGAAGAGGGCAGTGGCGCGGGTTAAGGGCAGTCGTGGAGACAACATCGGCTGGGCAGAAGGTCAACACTCCCCTCCGTCTTTACACAGCAACGACACCAGCTACGCGTCATTACGCACGGCAAGCTACAGGAACGACGTGGAGCACCGGGTGTCGATCAAAAATAAATCCTTTACAGACTTCGCGTTGAGACAAGCGTGGGAGTACGACACCGCCCGGGTCAACTTTCACCCGTTCAGCGTCGAGTCGACCGCGATCCTCGGGTGTGAGGAGGAAGTGGCGGCCGATTCCAAACAGGAGGCGGCGGCCAAGTCGTCCCCAGGACGCACTCCAAGAACACCGCCGCTCTCTGCGCATGTCAGAAGAGTGGACTTTGTCACCTGCACGTTCAGCACACCGAGCTCCTGTCAGTCAGCGGAATGCCTTTGA